Proteins encoded in a region of the Geobacillus genomosp. 3 genome:
- the spoIIAB gene encoding anti-sigma F factor, with amino-acid sequence MRNEMHLQFSARSENESFARVTVAAFVAQLDPTMDELTEIKTVVSEAVTNAIIHGYNNDPNGIVSISVIIEDGVVHLTVRDEGIGIANIDEARQPLFTTKPELERSGMGFTIMENFMDEVVVESELNKGTTVYLKKHIAKSKALCN; translated from the coding sequence ATGCGCAACGAAATGCACCTCCAATTTTCCGCCCGCAGTGAAAACGAGTCGTTTGCCCGCGTGACAGTGGCAGCGTTTGTCGCCCAGCTCGATCCAACGATGGATGAGCTGACGGAAATCAAAACGGTCGTCTCCGAGGCGGTGACAAATGCCATCATTCACGGCTACAACAATGACCCAAACGGCATCGTTTCTATTTCCGTCATCATCGAGGACGGTGTTGTCCACTTAACGGTGAGAGACGAAGGGATCGGCATCGCCAACATCGATGAGGCGCGCCAGCCGCTGTTTACGACAAAACCGGAGCTCGAGCGGTCAGGTATGGGCTTTACGATTATGGAAAACTTCATGGATGAAGTTGTTGTCGAGTCGGAATTGAACAAAGGAACGACTGTTTATTTGAAAAAGCATATTGCCAAAAGCAAAGCGCTATGTAACTGA
- the spoVAD gene encoding stage V sporulation protein AD has translation MKRVGKQTWVFDEDIYIKAAATAVGPFEADGPLGGYFDICHRDLYCGEETWELAERRLMSEAVACCLQKAGVSARDVDLFLAGDLLNQNATSNYVARELPMPFLCLFGACSTSMQTLAAAAAFVAGGLADTALVATSSHNATAERQFRYPTELGVQKPKTATFTVTGAGAALVGRTSGRWRIRAATIGKVIDAGLTNPLDMGAAMAPAAADTIERHFRDLGTSPTDYDLIVTGDLSRIGSVIVRELLAESGFDISDVYNDCGLMIYRPDQKVFAGGSGCACSAVVTYGYLLHELDRGTFRRLLIVATGALLSQTMVQQKQSIPAVAHGVVLEAAEWESDSPP, from the coding sequence ATGAAGCGTGTCGGAAAGCAGACGTGGGTGTTTGATGAGGACATTTATATTAAGGCCGCTGCCACCGCTGTTGGTCCGTTCGAAGCAGACGGACCGCTTGGCGGCTATTTTGACATTTGCCATCGCGACTTATATTGCGGGGAAGAGACGTGGGAGCTGGCTGAGCGACGGTTGATGAGCGAGGCGGTGGCCTGCTGTCTGCAAAAGGCCGGCGTTTCTGCCCGTGATGTTGATTTGTTTTTAGCCGGTGATTTGTTAAACCAAAATGCGACGTCCAATTACGTTGCCCGCGAGCTGCCGATGCCGTTTTTATGCTTGTTTGGCGCCTGTTCCACCTCGATGCAGACGCTGGCGGCGGCCGCTGCTTTTGTCGCCGGCGGGCTCGCCGATACGGCGCTCGTGGCGACGAGCAGCCATAACGCGACCGCGGAGCGGCAATTCCGGTATCCGACCGAACTTGGGGTGCAAAAGCCGAAAACAGCGACATTTACCGTCACGGGCGCCGGCGCTGCGCTCGTTGGCCGCACTTCGGGCCGATGGCGCATCCGGGCGGCGACGATCGGCAAAGTCATCGACGCCGGGCTGACGAATCCGCTCGATATGGGGGCAGCGATGGCTCCGGCAGCGGCGGATACGATCGAGCGGCATTTTCGCGATTTAGGTACATCGCCAACTGATTACGACTTGATTGTCACCGGTGACCTATCGCGCATTGGCAGTGTCATTGTCCGCGAGCTGCTCGCCGAATCCGGCTTTGATATCAGCGATGTTTATAACGATTGTGGGCTGATGATTTACCGCCCGGATCAAAAGGTGTTTGCCGGCGGCAGCGGTTGCGCCTGTTCGGCGGTCGTCACGTACGGCTATTTGCTTCATGAGCTCGACCGCGGCACGTTCCGCCGTCTGCTCATCGTCGCCACCGGGGCGCTCCTTAGCCAAACGATGGTGCAGCAAAAACAGTCGATTCCAGCCGTCGCCCACGGTGTTGTTCTTGAAGCGGCCGAATGGGAGTCGGATTCACCGCCATAA
- a CDS encoding SpoVA/SpoVAEb family sporulation membrane protein, translated as MGLKANYLREVKAFQPSPPYAANAVKAFLAGGALCTLAQWLAEWHGRLFAAPPFAAQLWAVTVMAGLAIALTAAGKYDDFSQFAGAGAMMLVTGLANALASAAIEHRSEGWTAGVAGQMLKAGGATIIYGMIAAYVLGLFWP; from the coding sequence GTGGGATTAAAGGCTAATTATCTCCGTGAGGTGAAGGCGTTTCAGCCTTCTCCCCCGTATGCGGCCAACGCGGTCAAGGCGTTTTTGGCCGGCGGGGCGCTCTGTACGCTGGCGCAATGGCTTGCTGAATGGCATGGCCGCCTGTTTGCCGCTCCCCCGTTTGCGGCCCAGTTATGGGCGGTGACGGTGATGGCGGGGCTGGCGATCGCGCTGACGGCCGCCGGAAAATATGACGACTTCAGCCAGTTTGCCGGCGCCGGTGCGATGATGCTCGTCACGGGGTTGGCCAATGCCCTCGCCAGCGCGGCCATTGAGCATCGGAGCGAAGGATGGACGGCCGGGGTGGCCGGGCAGATGCTGAAAGCCGGCGGGGCAACGATCATTTACGGCATGATCGCTGCCTATGTGCTCGGCCTCTTTTGGCCATAA
- the spoIIAA gene encoding anti-sigma F factor antagonist, with amino-acid sequence MSLAIDLEVKQDVLIVRLSGELDHHTAEELRGQVTDVLENRTIRHIVLNLGQLTFMDSSGLGVILGRYKQIKNVGGQMVVCAVSPAVKRLFDMSGLFKIIRFEEDEQFALQALGVA; translated from the coding sequence GTGAGTCTCGCGATCGACTTGGAAGTGAAGCAAGACGTGCTCATCGTTCGCCTCTCTGGAGAGCTTGACCACCATACAGCCGAGGAATTGCGCGGGCAAGTGACGGACGTGCTCGAAAACCGAACCATCCGCCATATTGTACTTAATTTAGGACAATTGACATTTATGGATAGTTCCGGTCTCGGCGTCATTTTAGGGCGCTATAAACAAATTAAAAACGTCGGCGGGCAAATGGTCGTTTGCGCCGTGTCACCGGCGGTCAAGCGCCTGTTTGACATGTCGGGGCTGTTTAAAATCATCCGTTTCGAAGAGGATGAACAATTTGCGTTGCAGGCATTGGGGGTGGCATAA
- a CDS encoding DUF1002 domain-containing protein, with product MKRTIASLLLWAVLLALPGMAAADAAPGDVIVTLGENLTTEQKQKVLEEMKAPDGAQTITVSNAEEHKYLDGLIPKAQIGTRAISSSMITIGEPGSGLNVETHNITWVTKEMYTNALITAGVKDADIYVTAPFPVSGTAALTGLMKAYEISSDQAIPDAVKKVANEEMVQTAKLADSIGADKAVALLAKIKEEIATNPPQTDADLRALIERIAGDLGITLSEDEINSLISLFHKMQNANINWDQVNDQLSKAKEQLSAFLQSEEGKTFIQNIVDILKEIWNAIKSAFSSNQ from the coding sequence GTGAAACGAACGATCGCTTCATTGCTGCTTTGGGCGGTGCTGTTGGCGCTCCCGGGCATGGCGGCAGCCGATGCCGCACCGGGCGATGTCATTGTGACGCTCGGGGAAAACTTAACGACCGAACAAAAACAAAAAGTGCTTGAAGAAATGAAGGCGCCGGACGGGGCTCAGACAATTACTGTCTCAAACGCCGAAGAGCATAAATATTTGGATGGGCTCATCCCGAAAGCACAAATCGGCACGCGCGCCATCTCCTCGTCGATGATTACGATCGGTGAACCGGGCTCCGGATTGAATGTCGAGACGCATAACATCACATGGGTGACAAAAGAAATGTATACGAACGCCTTAATCACCGCCGGGGTGAAAGATGCCGACATTTACGTCACCGCCCCGTTCCCGGTTTCCGGCACCGCCGCCTTGACCGGGTTGATGAAGGCGTATGAAATTTCATCCGACCAAGCCATTCCGGACGCTGTGAAAAAAGTGGCGAACGAAGAAATGGTGCAAACGGCGAAGTTGGCCGATTCGATCGGCGCAGATAAAGCGGTCGCCTTGCTGGCGAAAATCAAAGAAGAAATCGCCACCAATCCGCCGCAAACAGACGCCGATTTGCGCGCCTTGATTGAGCGGATCGCCGGCGACCTCGGCATCACGCTGAGCGAAGACGAAATCAACAGCCTCATTTCCCTCTTTCATAAAATGCAAAACGCTAATATCAACTGGGATCAAGTGAACGACCAGCTCAGCAAGGCGAAAGAACAACTGTCGGCATTTCTGCAATCGGAAGAAGGAAAGACGTTTATCCAAAATATCGTCGATATTCTCAAAGAAATTTGGAATGCCATCAAATCGGCATTCTCCTCGAATCAATAA
- a CDS encoding spore germination protein produces MTEKAKKEKVPIAEKLVDNAKFLQKRIGVGTSFDLGVRKVHVLNREVHIYYCNGLCDTQYIIELLKQIVRVNDDERQVAQARQIIENRLVHQQVSPVSSLDEAVDKLLSGLIIVLIEGESTAFAVDVRSYPGRQPQEPDTEKVVRGARDGYVENIIVNTALTRRRIRDERLRLEILQVGERSKTDICIAYIKDVADPGLVELVKKELQQINVDGLTMGDKTVEEFLVKQGYNPYPLVRYTERPDVAATHLLEGHVLIMVDTSPSVIITPTTFFHHVQHAEEYRQSPGVGTFVRWVRFLGILSSLFLLPLWVLFVLEPSLLPESWAFIGPNKQTNIPIVMQILLADFGIEFLRMAAIHTPTPLSTAMGLIAAVLIGQIAIDVGLFVPEVILYVAVAAIGSFATPSYELSVANKISRLALVILVALFKVPGLVIGTTVYLLWLASIRSLNTPYLWPFIPFDPAAFMQIVVRRSAAGAKVRPSIVHPQDRQKQPS; encoded by the coding sequence ATGACGGAAAAGGCGAAAAAGGAAAAGGTGCCGATCGCGGAGAAACTCGTTGACAACGCCAAGTTTTTGCAAAAACGAATCGGCGTCGGCACAAGCTTTGACTTAGGTGTGCGAAAAGTTCATGTGCTAAACCGAGAAGTACATATTTATTACTGCAACGGTTTATGCGACACGCAATATATTATCGAATTGTTAAAACAAATCGTGCGCGTCAACGATGACGAGCGCCAAGTCGCCCAAGCGCGCCAGATTATTGAAAACCGGCTCGTTCATCAGCAGGTGAGCCCGGTGTCGAGCCTTGACGAGGCGGTCGATAAGCTGCTGTCCGGGCTGATCATCGTCTTGATCGAGGGCGAATCAACCGCATTTGCCGTCGATGTCCGCAGCTATCCGGGCCGGCAGCCGCAAGAGCCGGACACGGAAAAAGTGGTGCGCGGCGCCCGCGACGGGTATGTTGAAAATATTATTGTCAATACGGCGCTGACGCGGCGCCGCATCCGTGATGAACGGCTGCGCCTTGAGATTTTGCAAGTCGGTGAACGGTCAAAAACGGATATATGCATCGCCTACATTAAAGATGTCGCCGATCCGGGGCTTGTCGAACTCGTGAAAAAAGAATTGCAACAAATCAATGTTGACGGGCTGACGATGGGTGACAAAACGGTGGAAGAGTTTTTAGTCAAGCAGGGGTACAATCCGTACCCGCTCGTCCGTTATACGGAACGGCCGGACGTTGCCGCGACACACTTGCTTGAAGGGCATGTGCTCATTATGGTCGACACGTCGCCGAGCGTCATTATTACACCGACGACGTTTTTTCACCATGTTCAACACGCTGAAGAGTACCGGCAGTCGCCAGGGGTCGGGACGTTCGTCCGTTGGGTGCGGTTTTTAGGGATTTTGTCATCGCTGTTTTTGTTGCCGCTTTGGGTGCTGTTTGTGCTTGAGCCGTCTCTCTTGCCGGAGTCATGGGCGTTTATCGGACCGAACAAACAGACGAACATTCCGATTGTCATGCAAATTTTACTGGCCGATTTTGGGATTGAGTTTTTGCGGATGGCAGCCATTCATACACCGACGCCGCTGTCGACCGCAATGGGCTTAATTGCCGCTGTCCTAATCGGACAAATTGCCATCGATGTCGGGCTGTTTGTGCCGGAAGTCATTTTGTACGTCGCAGTGGCGGCGATCGGTTCGTTTGCGACACCAAGCTATGAGCTCAGTGTAGCCAATAAAATTTCCCGCCTGGCGCTTGTCATATTGGTCGCCTTATTTAAAGTGCCCGGGCTCGTTATTGGAACAACTGTTTATTTGCTTTGGCTGGCGAGCATCCGTTCGCTGAACACGCCGTACTTATGGCCGTTCATTCCCTTTGATCCGGCGGCATTTATGCAAATTGTCGTCCGCCGTTCGGCTGCCGGGGCGAAAGTGCGCCCGAGCATCGTTCACCCGCAAGACCGGCAAAAACAGCCGTCATGA
- the lysA gene encoding diaminopimelate decarboxylase yields MFFHGTSRVNEKGHLEIGGVDTVELAEMYGTPLYIYDVALIRTRARAFKEAFHRHGVQAQVAYASKAFSSIAMVQLAAEEGLSLDVVSGGELYTALAAGFPPERIHFHGNNKSRDELAMALEHGIGCIVADNFYELELIEQLASGRAVPVLLRVTPGVEAHTHDYILTGQEDSKFGFDLNNGQADEAFRRVMASPSFQLLGVHCHIGSQIFETAGFVLAAQKVFTKMAEWNKAYGFIPSVINLGGGFGIRYTEEDDPIPVSAYVDCIVKEVKRQAETCQLPLPEIWIEPGRSLVGDAGTTIYTIGSRKDVPNVRTYIAVDGGMSDNIRPALYGAKYEAVLANRVLGERTETVSIAGKCCESGDMLIWDLALPEAKPGDYLAVFCTGAYGYSMANNYNRLPRPAVVFVENGDAQLVVKRETYEDLIQHDLPFKAKVRK; encoded by the coding sequence ATGTTTTTTCATGGGACGAGCCGTGTCAATGAAAAAGGACATTTGGAAATCGGCGGCGTCGATACGGTCGAACTGGCCGAGATGTACGGCACGCCGCTTTATATTTATGATGTTGCGTTGATCCGGACGCGGGCGCGCGCGTTTAAAGAAGCGTTTCACCGCCATGGCGTTCAGGCGCAAGTGGCTTACGCCAGCAAGGCGTTTTCCTCGATTGCCATGGTGCAGCTCGCTGCTGAGGAAGGGCTGTCGCTTGACGTCGTGTCGGGCGGGGAGCTGTATACAGCTTTGGCTGCCGGGTTTCCGCCGGAGCGCATCCATTTCCATGGCAACAACAAAAGCCGAGACGAACTGGCGATGGCGCTCGAACATGGCATCGGCTGCATCGTCGCCGACAACTTTTACGAGCTTGAGCTGATTGAACAGCTGGCTTCCGGCCGGGCGGTCCCGGTTTTGCTCCGCGTTACGCCGGGCGTCGAGGCGCATACGCACGATTATATTTTAACAGGACAGGAAGACTCAAAGTTTGGCTTTGACTTAAACAATGGCCAAGCGGATGAGGCGTTTCGCCGTGTGATGGCCTCGCCTTCGTTTCAGCTGCTTGGCGTTCATTGCCATATCGGTTCGCAAATTTTTGAAACAGCCGGCTTTGTGCTTGCTGCACAAAAAGTATTCACAAAGATGGCTGAATGGAACAAAGCATACGGATTTATCCCTTCGGTTATTAACCTTGGCGGCGGCTTTGGCATCCGCTATACGGAAGAAGACGATCCCATTCCGGTGTCAGCGTACGTCGATTGTATTGTCAAAGAAGTGAAAAGGCAAGCTGAGACTTGCCAGCTTCCGTTGCCAGAGATTTGGATCGAGCCGGGCCGTTCGCTCGTCGGCGATGCGGGAACGACGATTTACACGATCGGCTCGCGCAAAGACGTGCCGAACGTCCGCACGTATATTGCCGTTGACGGCGGTATGAGCGACAACATCCGTCCGGCGCTGTACGGGGCGAAATACGAAGCGGTGCTCGCCAACCGGGTGCTGGGCGAGCGAACAGAAACGGTCTCGATTGCCGGGAAGTGCTGTGAGTCGGGCGATATGCTCATTTGGGATCTCGCGCTGCCCGAGGCGAAGCCGGGCGACTATTTGGCTGTCTTTTGCACCGGTGCCTATGGCTATTCGATGGCGAACAACTACAACCGCCTGCCGCGCCCGGCGGTCGTTTTTGTGGAGAACGGCGACGCCCAGCTCGTTGTCAAACGGGAAACGTACGAAGATTTAATCCAGCATGATTTGCCGTTCAAAGCGAAGGTGAGAAAATAA
- a CDS encoding CBO0543 family protein, producing the protein MLLITVTVIVFVVLFILMPKQLSSLEMYTTSLFAICFGLSTDLFLDLKYHLYGYFYPGVDGPAYWFMVFVYVVVNLLFLNGYPLQQPVWKQAAYIGGWSVFSVLYEIAALRTGLLYYHAWKLSYSAALYPLLFLILLIHFFLVRRLGTKAKCLSDRKSS; encoded by the coding sequence ATGTTGTTGATAACGGTAACCGTGATTGTATTTGTCGTTTTGTTCATCCTCATGCCGAAACAGCTTTCATCGCTTGAAATGTATACGACGTCGTTGTTTGCCATTTGCTTCGGCCTCTCTACCGATTTGTTTCTTGATCTCAAATATCATTTGTACGGCTATTTTTACCCGGGAGTCGACGGACCAGCGTATTGGTTTATGGTGTTTGTTTATGTCGTCGTCAATCTTTTGTTTTTAAACGGCTATCCGCTGCAACAACCCGTTTGGAAGCAAGCCGCTTACATCGGCGGATGGTCCGTTTTTTCCGTTCTCTACGAGATCGCCGCCCTGCGGACGGGGCTGCTTTACTATCACGCTTGGAAGCTTTCCTACTCGGCTGCTTTGTACCCGCTTTTGTTTTTGATTTTGCTTATCCATTTTTTCCTCGTGCGCCGCTTGGGGACGAAGGCAAAATGTCTTTCTGATAGAAAATCAAGTTAG
- a CDS encoding stage V sporulation protein AE: MKKRRVILVTDGDEFACRAIEQVASDLGGRCISRSQGNPTKLSGEQLVELILQTPHDPVFVMFDDCGAIGEGSGEEALRYVATHEQIEVLGALAVASNTHQREWTKVHVSIDRDGLITEYGVDKEGVRDLDVGRINGDTVYCLDQLGIPLIVGIGDIGKMGYRDHAKNGAPITHKAVELILERSGGHDGKGEKGKGADRGETR, encoded by the coding sequence ATGAAAAAACGACGGGTGATTTTAGTGACCGATGGGGACGAATTCGCCTGCCGGGCGATCGAACAGGTGGCCTCCGATTTAGGCGGCCGCTGCATCTCCCGCTCCCAGGGCAATCCGACAAAACTAAGCGGCGAACAGCTTGTGGAGCTCATTTTACAAACACCGCACGATCCAGTGTTTGTCATGTTTGACGACTGCGGCGCCATCGGAGAAGGATCCGGCGAAGAGGCACTCCGCTATGTCGCGACGCATGAGCAAATCGAAGTGCTCGGGGCGCTGGCGGTCGCCTCTAATACGCATCAGCGCGAATGGACAAAAGTGCACGTCAGCATCGACCGCGACGGCTTGATTACTGAATACGGGGTCGATAAGGAAGGCGTCCGCGATCTCGACGTCGGGCGGATTAACGGCGACACCGTCTATTGCTTGGACCAGCTGGGCATTCCGCTTATCGTCGGCATTGGCGATATCGGCAAAATGGGATACCGGGATCACGCCAAAAACGGGGCGCCGATTACGCACAAGGCGGTTGAGTTGATTTTGGAAAGGAGTGGGGGGCATGACGGAAAAGGCGAAAAAGGAAAAGGTGCCGATCGCGGAGAAACTCGTTGA
- a CDS encoding peptidylprolyl isomerase, with the protein MAKKGYILMENGGKIEFELFPNEAPVTVANFEKLANEGFYNGLTFHRVIPGFVSQGGCPRGNGTGDAGYTIPCETDNNPHRHVTGAISMAHRGRDTGSCQFFIVHEPQPHLDGMHTVFGQVTSGMEIVKAMKNGDVMKEVKVVDEP; encoded by the coding sequence ATGGCGAAAAAAGGATATATTTTGATGGAAAATGGCGGAAAAATCGAATTTGAACTGTTCCCGAACGAAGCACCGGTGACGGTGGCTAATTTTGAGAAATTAGCCAATGAAGGGTTTTATAACGGGTTGACGTTCCATCGCGTCATTCCCGGCTTTGTCAGCCAAGGCGGCTGCCCGCGCGGCAACGGGACGGGCGATGCCGGCTATACGATTCCGTGCGAAACGGACAACAATCCGCACCGGCATGTCACCGGAGCGATTTCGATGGCGCACCGCGGCCGTGACACGGGCAGCTGCCAGTTTTTTATCGTCCATGAGCCGCAGCCCCATTTGGATGGGATGCATACGGTCTTTGGTCAAGTTACATCGGGAATGGAAATTGTTAAGGCGATGAAAAACGGCGATGTGATGAAGGAAGTGAAAGTGGTTGACGAACCGTAA
- the sigF gene encoding RNA polymerase sporulation sigma factor SigF, with protein sequence MDVDVKQDQSPIKDQEMKELIRRSQEGDQEARDEIIEKNMRLVWSVVQRFLNRGYEPDDLFQIGCIGLLKSVDKFDLSYDVKFSTYAVPMIIGEIQRFLRDDGTVKVSRSLKEMGNKIRKAKDELSKTRGRAPTVTEIADHLGISPEDVVLAQEAVRSPASIHETVYENDGDPITLLDQIADADEASWFDKIALKKAIEELDERERLIVYLRYYKDQTQSEVASRLGISQVQVSRLEKKILQHIKEKMDG encoded by the coding sequence ATGGATGTCGATGTCAAGCAAGATCAGTCGCCAATCAAAGATCAGGAGATGAAGGAGCTGATCCGCCGCAGCCAGGAAGGCGACCAGGAAGCACGCGATGAAATTATTGAAAAAAATATGCGCCTCGTCTGGTCGGTTGTTCAGCGCTTTTTAAACCGCGGCTACGAACCGGACGACTTGTTTCAAATCGGCTGCATCGGCTTGTTGAAATCGGTCGATAAGTTTGATTTATCGTACGACGTCAAGTTCTCGACGTACGCCGTGCCGATGATCATCGGGGAGATTCAGCGATTTCTCCGCGACGACGGCACGGTGAAAGTCAGCCGCTCGCTGAAAGAGATGGGCAATAAAATCCGCAAAGCAAAAGACGAGCTGTCAAAAACGCGCGGGCGGGCGCCGACGGTCACCGAAATCGCCGATCATTTAGGTATTTCGCCGGAAGATGTTGTTCTCGCCCAAGAAGCGGTCCGCTCGCCGGCATCGATCCATGAGACGGTGTATGAAAACGACGGCGACCCGATCACATTGCTCGATCAAATCGCCGACGCCGATGAGGCGTCATGGTTTGACAAAATCGCCTTAAAAAAAGCGATCGAAGAACTGGACGAGCGCGAAAGGCTCATTGTTTATTTGCGCTATTACAAAGACCAAACCCAATCCGAAGTGGCATCAAGACTCGGCATCTCTCAAGTGCAAGTATCCCGGCTGGAAAAGAAAATATTGCAGCACATAAAGGAAAAAATGGACGGATGA
- a CDS encoding stage V sporulation protein AA, whose translation MENTVFIKPRHRVQVKPEALITLGQVAQMAAMDERLIRRLKAIPLYRIRPSDKNIVIIDMMHIVRAVLDVDESLDVQMVGPSQTIVEVVYEKRRFSTASFLLVWLLLFVGSAMAIMNFHEDVSMQQVHRHLYEMMTGQSVDKPLLLQIPYSLGLGIGMVLFFNHWFRKRINEEPSPLEVEMFNYQQAIDQYVILHENKESMRRLDDA comes from the coding sequence ATGGAAAACACCGTGTTCATTAAGCCGCGTCATCGTGTGCAGGTGAAACCGGAGGCGCTCATCACCTTAGGGCAGGTGGCGCAAATGGCCGCGATGGATGAGAGGCTCATTCGGCGGCTGAAGGCGATTCCGCTCTATCGCATTCGGCCGAGCGACAAAAATATCGTCATTATCGATATGATGCACATCGTCCGGGCCGTGCTCGATGTGGACGAGTCGCTCGATGTGCAGATGGTCGGCCCGTCGCAGACGATCGTCGAAGTCGTGTATGAAAAACGGCGGTTTTCGACGGCTTCTTTTCTTCTTGTCTGGCTTCTTTTGTTCGTCGGTTCAGCGATGGCCATTATGAACTTTCACGAAGACGTGAGCATGCAGCAAGTGCATCGCCATTTGTATGAAATGATGACCGGCCAATCGGTCGACAAGCCGCTGCTTTTGCAAATTCCATATTCGCTCGGGCTTGGCATCGGGATGGTGTTATTTTTCAACCATTGGTTTCGCAAACGGATTAATGAAGAGCCTAGCCCTCTTGAAGTCGAAATGTTCAACTACCAGCAGGCGATCGACCAATACGTTATTTTGCATGAAAACAAAGAAAGTATGAGACGCCTTGACGACGCTTGA
- a CDS encoding D-alanyl-D-alanine carboxypeptidase family protein has translation MKTTVIRLLLLPLLLFLPLSVYAEEKEPKGAKAGLADEAKSAILIERDTGEVLYEKNPHEKLPPASMTKIMTMLLIMEAIDEGKLSYGEKVRTSEYAASMGGSQIFLEPGEEMTVDELLRAIAIGSANDASVAMAERIAGSEEAFVEMMNEKAKELGLKDTNFVNTTGLPAEGHYSSAYDMAIMARELLKYEEITKYTSKYEDYLREHTDQKFWLVNTNRLVKFYPGVDGLKTGFTSEAGYCLTATAKKNGMRVIAVVFGAPTPKSRNAQITKMLDYAFHQYQAHPVYKRNETVARVDVSKGKQTSVAAVTSEPVSVLTKKGQSVEQIEKVIQVKDDVKAPIRKGDELGVLILKQDGKEILRSPIVAKQTVPEASFWDLFKRVFSRFVQAG, from the coding sequence ATGAAAACGACAGTCATCCGTCTGCTTTTATTGCCGCTTCTTCTTTTCCTTCCCCTTTCCGTATACGCTGAGGAGAAGGAGCCGAAAGGGGCAAAGGCCGGGCTGGCTGACGAAGCGAAGTCGGCCATCTTGATTGAACGCGACACCGGCGAGGTTCTATATGAAAAAAATCCACATGAAAAACTGCCACCGGCAAGCATGACAAAAATTATGACGATGCTGTTGATCATGGAGGCCATCGATGAAGGAAAGCTCTCCTACGGCGAAAAAGTGCGGACGAGCGAATATGCCGCTTCGATGGGCGGATCACAAATTTTTCTCGAGCCGGGCGAAGAAATGACGGTTGATGAACTGTTGCGCGCTATCGCCATCGGTTCGGCGAATGACGCCTCTGTCGCCATGGCCGAGCGAATTGCCGGATCGGAAGAAGCGTTTGTTGAAATGATGAATGAAAAGGCGAAAGAGCTTGGTTTAAAGGATACAAATTTTGTCAATACGACCGGTCTGCCGGCTGAAGGACATTACAGCAGCGCCTACGACATGGCCATCATGGCGCGCGAACTGTTGAAATACGAAGAAATCACCAAATATACAAGCAAGTACGAGGACTATTTGCGGGAACACACGGATCAAAAGTTTTGGCTTGTGAACACGAACCGGCTCGTCAAGTTTTACCCGGGTGTTGACGGGCTGAAAACCGGCTTTACGAGTGAAGCGGGATATTGTTTGACCGCGACGGCCAAAAAGAACGGCATGCGCGTCATTGCTGTTGTGTTCGGAGCGCCGACACCGAAATCGCGCAACGCGCAAATTACCAAAATGCTTGATTACGCGTTTCACCAATATCAGGCTCATCCAGTATACAAGCGCAACGAAACCGTCGCCCGCGTCGATGTCAGCAAAGGTAAACAAACATCAGTCGCCGCTGTAACGTCAGAGCCGGTATCGGTGTTGACGAAAAAAGGGCAGTCGGTCGAACAAATCGAAAAAGTGATTCAAGTAAAAGATGACGTGAAAGCGCCGATTCGAAAAGGCGATGAGCTCGGCGTCCTGATTTTGAAGCAGGACGGCAAAGAGATTTTGCGCAGCCCGATCGTCGCCAAGCAAACGGTGCCGGAGGCCAGCTTTTGGGATTTGTTTAAACGGGTGTTCAGCCGTTTCGTTCAGGCGGGATGA
- a CDS encoding SpoVA/SpoVAEb family sporulation membrane protein yields the protein MEYVRAFLAGGLVCALAQLAIDRGKWTPAGVAAALVILGVLLGFSGVYDRFAAWAGAGATMPLSGFGYFLAKGVMVEPRPSGLVETGAAVFRFAGALFAFIVAGSFFAALICKPKG from the coding sequence ATGGAATACGTCCGCGCTTTTTTGGCCGGCGGACTGGTATGCGCCCTTGCCCAGCTCGCCATCGACCGCGGCAAATGGACGCCGGCCGGCGTCGCCGCCGCGCTTGTGATTTTAGGCGTTCTCCTTGGATTTAGCGGCGTATATGATCGGTTTGCCGCTTGGGCTGGCGCCGGGGCGACGATGCCGCTGAGCGGGTTTGGCTATTTTTTGGCGAAAGGCGTGATGGTCGAACCGCGGCCTAGTGGTCTCGTTGAGACCGGTGCGGCCGTGTTCCGCTTCGCCGGCGCCTTGTTCGCTTTTATCGTGGCCGGGTCGTTTTTCGCCGCGCTCATTTGCAAACCGAAAGGGTAG